The following are from one region of the Stanieria cyanosphaera PCC 7437 genome:
- a CDS encoding ABC transporter permease, which produces MNLSTSDSINLRERLSISLWRDTWLKFKRDRTAVLGTIILTVIVLAVIFGPIIYPIPIDKIDFSQSAAPPSWQHWFGTNDLGQDQLARVLQGGRISLTVGITAMIVAIFWGTLIGAIAGFYGGIIDGILMRIADLFLALPHLPLLLLIVYLFRDSIKKIAGPEFGIFLLVVLVIGGLNWMSVARLVRANILTLKEMEFVSAAQAIGAKPSRLIWIHLLPNVLGIIIVAATLSVGNAIITESTLSFLGLGFPPDVPTWGRMLYDAQNYLTSAPHIAIFPGLAIFLTVLSINYLGDGLRDAFDPKT; this is translated from the coding sequence ATGAATCTCTCAACTTCTGATTCAATTAATTTAAGAGAAAGATTATCTATTAGTTTGTGGCGCGATACTTGGCTAAAATTCAAGCGCGATCGCACTGCGGTATTAGGTACAATTATTTTAACGGTTATTGTTTTAGCTGTTATTTTTGGTCCAATTATTTATCCTATTCCCATCGATAAAATTGATTTTAGTCAGTCTGCTGCACCTCCTTCTTGGCAACATTGGTTTGGTACAAACGATCTAGGACAAGACCAGTTGGCAAGAGTTTTACAAGGAGGAAGAATTTCATTAACTGTAGGAATTACGGCAATGATTGTAGCAATTTTTTGGGGAACTTTAATTGGGGCGATCGCAGGTTTTTATGGTGGAATAATTGATGGAATTTTAATGCGGATTGCAGATTTATTTTTAGCTTTACCACATTTACCATTATTATTATTAATTGTTTATTTATTTCGAGATTCAATTAAGAAAATTGCGGGACCAGAATTCGGAATTTTTTTGTTAGTTGTTTTGGTAATTGGTGGACTCAATTGGATGTCTGTAGCCAGATTAGTTAGAGCTAATATTTTGACTTTGAAAGAAATGGAATTTGTTAGTGCAGCCCAAGCAATTGGTGCTAAACCATCTCGTTTAATCTGGATTCATCTGTTACCAAATGTTTTAGGAATTATTATTGTTGCTGCAACTTTATCGGTAGGTAATGCTATTATTACCGAATCGACTTTAAGTTTTTTGGGTTTAGGTTTCCCGCCTGATGTTCCAACTTGGGGAAGAATGTTATATGATGCTCAAAATTATCTAACATCTGCTCCTCATATAGCTATCTTTCCAGGTTTAGCCATTTTTTTAACGGTATTAAGTATTAATTATCTTGGTGATGGATTAAGGGATGCTTTCGATCCTAAAACTTAA